From Tautonia marina, one genomic window encodes:
- a CDS encoding ExbD/TolR family protein yields MPRRDPEGDPYRLEMNLTPLLDVVLQLITFFMMLVHFGTQIEAADREVRLPVAPAALPGALASEDRLVVVIDAAGRLIAGNRERSGAEAQEWWTEQAARRFRGASLLGESLDELTTQVIIRADRDAPYGAVRSSLAAAQRSGFARFSLVVMMEEARP; encoded by the coding sequence ATGCCGAGACGCGACCCCGAAGGCGATCCATACCGCCTGGAAATGAACCTGACGCCGCTGCTCGACGTCGTCTTGCAGCTCATCACGTTCTTCATGATGCTCGTCCACTTCGGCACGCAGATCGAGGCGGCCGACCGCGAGGTCCGCTTGCCCGTCGCTCCGGCCGCCTTGCCGGGGGCATTGGCCAGTGAGGATCGCCTGGTGGTCGTCATCGACGCCGCCGGCCGCCTGATCGCCGGCAACCGCGAACGCAGCGGGGCCGAGGCGCAAGAATGGTGGACCGAGCAGGCCGCCCGGCGCTTCCGGGGGGCTTCGCTGCTCGGTGAATCGCTCGATGAGCTGACCACCCAGGTCATCATTCGGGCCGATCGCGACGCGCCGTATGGGGCCGTGCGGTCGAGCCTGGCCGCGGCCCAGCGCTCCGGGTTCGCCCGGTTCAGCCTGGTCGTCATGATGGAGGAGGCGCGGCCATGA
- a CDS encoding RNA polymerase sigma factor, translated as MAASEADMLLIAQIREGDMRAWQVLIERYEGRLLAFVDSRLHDRATSEDVVQETFIGFLTSLPNFDDRRDLEAYLFSIAAHKLTDQLRRQGRRPIDQFGSDDHGRPLEEVAGPARAASSIARSSERRDAEERLLTEALGQIIQDWQAKGDFPRLRCLELLIVKGWANKDVATHLGLTEQAVASYKFQTISRLKEMARRAGMSLGGLD; from the coding sequence ATGGCTGCTTCCGAAGCCGACATGCTGTTGATCGCCCAGATTCGCGAGGGTGATATGCGAGCCTGGCAGGTGCTCATCGAGCGCTACGAGGGACGCTTGCTCGCCTTTGTCGATAGCCGATTGCACGACCGGGCCACCAGTGAGGACGTGGTGCAGGAAACCTTCATCGGCTTTCTGACCAGCCTGCCGAACTTCGACGATCGCCGAGACCTGGAAGCCTATCTGTTCTCAATCGCCGCTCACAAGCTGACCGACCAGCTCCGACGTCAAGGACGCCGGCCGATCGACCAGTTCGGATCCGACGACCACGGCCGCCCCCTCGAAGAAGTCGCCGGCCCTGCCCGAGCCGCCAGCAGCATCGCCCGAAGCTCCGAACGCCGCGACGCCGAGGAACGCCTGTTGACTGAAGCCCTCGGCCAGATCATTCAGGATTGGCAGGCCAAGGGAGACTTCCCTCGCCTGCGATGCCTGGAACTCCTGATCGTCAAGGGGTGGGCCAACAAGGACGTCGCCACTCATCTCGGCCTGACCGAACAGGCCGTCGCCAGCTACAAGTTCCAGACCATCAGCCGCCTGAAGGAAATGGCCCGCCGCGCCGGCATGAGCCTCGGCGGCCTGGACTGA
- a CDS encoding MotA/TolQ/ExbB proton channel family protein yields the protein MLCPRIGRRRVIAASVILLAVLFDPLVVFGQEGEMPAAAAEESSGGFDTSFLKLMVTSTGPIGVVLLLMSFYLVALVVWMYFEYRRGVAIPERLTRDLNTQLMQRQYSTAFEIVNSDRSFLARVLSAGVRKLPNGQPAALRSMQMVNDDVTMEMEHRTAYLATVGTLGPLIGLFGTVYGMIIAFRAMSAEGQPEASLLAGGISTALFATLLGIGVAIPAITFYAIFRNRIARLSLEVELAAESLLEQFASGVRSPHPLAVAPSTGAMPMPPPSSPNPPRTPLGGPPPSRDD from the coding sequence ATGCTGTGCCCCCGAATCGGCCGACGGCGTGTGATCGCGGCCTCGGTCATCCTCTTGGCCGTGCTGTTCGATCCCCTCGTTGTGTTCGGCCAGGAAGGCGAGATGCCCGCCGCTGCCGCCGAGGAATCGAGCGGTGGCTTCGACACGTCGTTCCTGAAGCTCATGGTCACCTCGACCGGGCCGATCGGCGTGGTTTTGCTGTTGATGTCGTTCTATCTGGTGGCCCTGGTCGTCTGGATGTACTTCGAGTACCGCCGGGGGGTGGCGATCCCGGAGCGCCTGACCCGCGACCTGAACACGCAACTGATGCAACGGCAGTACTCGACGGCCTTCGAGATCGTCAACAGCGATCGGTCGTTCCTCGCCCGGGTGCTGTCGGCCGGCGTTCGCAAGCTGCCCAACGGCCAGCCGGCCGCCTTGCGGTCGATGCAGATGGTCAACGACGACGTGACGATGGAGATGGAGCACCGCACGGCCTATCTGGCCACCGTCGGCACGCTCGGCCCGTTGATTGGTCTGTTCGGCACGGTTTACGGCATGATCATCGCCTTCCGGGCCATGTCGGCCGAAGGGCAGCCCGAGGCCAGCCTGCTGGCTGGGGGGATCTCGACGGCCCTCTTTGCCACCTTGCTCGGGATCGGCGTGGCCATCCCGGCGATCACCTTTTACGCCATCTTTCGCAACCGGATCGCCCGGCTCTCGCTTGAGGTCGAGCTGGCGGCCGAGTCGCTCCTGGAGCAATTCGCCTCGGGAGTGCGATCGCCCCATCCCCTGGCCGTCGCTCCCAGCACCGGGGCCATGCCGATGCCTCCGCCGAGTTCGCCGAACCCGCCTCGGACCCCGCTCGGCGGGCCTCCGCCCTCGCGAGACGACTGA
- a CDS encoding ABC transporter ATP-binding protein → MNSDVIIETRNLTKVYRDFWGRPKVLALKALDLKVHRGEIFGLLGPNGSGKTTTIKLLLGLLFPTEGEAFLFGESATNVAKNERLGYLPEESYLYKFLNAEETLHFYGRLFKLSPSERKKRVDQLIDMVGLTAAKHRQIREYSKGMQRRIGLAQALINDPEMILLDEPTSGLDPIGTSEIKDRIRELRERGKTIILSGHLLADMQDICDRIAILHRGELKELGEVRDLLTVQDVTQIKTKDLPAAALPEIEAIIKRHGGEVLAVDHPTTTLEELFLRIVRESDLHPGRRRVGDRPGMPASAAGDGAPAAPETAAKRS, encoded by the coding sequence ATGAACTCCGACGTCATCATCGAAACCCGGAACCTGACCAAGGTCTACCGCGATTTCTGGGGGCGCCCGAAGGTGCTGGCCCTCAAGGCGCTGGACCTGAAGGTTCACCGAGGGGAAATCTTTGGCTTGCTCGGCCCCAACGGCTCGGGCAAGACCACGACGATCAAGCTCTTGCTCGGCCTGCTCTTTCCGACCGAGGGGGAAGCCTTCCTCTTCGGCGAGTCGGCCACCAACGTCGCCAAGAACGAGCGGCTCGGCTACCTGCCCGAGGAGTCGTACCTCTACAAGTTCCTCAACGCCGAGGAAACGCTCCACTTCTACGGCCGGTTGTTCAAGCTCAGCCCGAGCGAGCGGAAGAAGCGGGTCGATCAACTGATCGACATGGTCGGCCTGACCGCCGCCAAGCACCGGCAGATCCGCGAGTACTCGAAGGGCATGCAGCGCCGGATCGGCCTGGCCCAGGCACTCATCAACGACCCGGAGATGATCCTGCTCGACGAGCCGACCTCGGGCCTCGATCCGATCGGCACCTCCGAGATCAAGGACCGCATCCGGGAACTCCGCGAGCGCGGCAAGACGATCATCCTCTCCGGCCACCTCCTGGCCGACATGCAGGACATCTGCGACCGCATCGCCATTTTGCACCGTGGCGAGCTGAAGGAACTGGGCGAGGTCCGCGACCTCTTGACCGTGCAGGACGTGACCCAGATCAAGACGAAGGATCTGCCCGCGGCCGCGCTGCCCGAAATCGAGGCGATCATCAAGCGGCACGGCGGCGAGGTCCTGGCCGTCGACCACCCGACGACCACGCTCGAAGAGCTGTTCCTGCGGATCGTCCGCGAGAGCGACCTGCACCCCGGCCGCCGACGGGTGGGCGACCGCCCCGGCATGCCCGCCTCGGCCGCGGGAGACGGCGCCCCTGCCGCTCCGGAGACCGCGGCCAAGAGGTCCTGA
- the lpdA gene encoding dihydrolipoyl dehydrogenase, with the protein MSDRYDLVVIGAGPGGYVAAIRAAQLGMKVACVEKRPTLGGTCLNVGCIPSKALLDSSELYELATHRFSKHGITVDGVGLDLGAMMGRKDQVVKELTQGVGGLFRKNKIEPVYGVGKVAGPNSVHVALNEGGERTLETNAILLATGSEPIELPFLKFDGQTIVGSTEALAFEQVPEHLVVVGGGYIGLELGSVWKRLGAKVTVIEFLPRIVPIVDHELGNQLYKILQKQGLEFQLETKVTGAEVKNGKATLSAETKDGKTLTFDCDKVLVSVGRRGYLDGLGLDAVGVEHDPKAGKVTIDAHFRTTVPSIYALGDIVSGPMLAHKAEEEGVAFAELLAGKAGHVNYETIPSVIYTWPEIASVGLTEEQLKEKGGDYRVGKAPFIANGRAKAMDEKDGIVKVLADAKTDRVLGVHIIGPRASDMIAEAVAVMEFAGSAEDIARICHGHPTLSETLKEAALAVDKRTINC; encoded by the coding sequence GTGTCGGACCGTTACGACTTGGTTGTTATCGGCGCGGGACCGGGCGGCTATGTGGCCGCGATCCGGGCGGCGCAGCTCGGGATGAAGGTCGCCTGCGTTGAGAAACGGCCGACGCTGGGAGGGACCTGCCTGAACGTCGGATGCATTCCGAGCAAGGCACTTCTGGATTCGAGCGAGCTGTACGAACTGGCCACGCACCGCTTTTCCAAGCACGGGATCACGGTCGATGGCGTCGGGCTCGACCTCGGCGCGATGATGGGCCGCAAGGATCAGGTGGTCAAGGAGCTGACCCAGGGGGTCGGCGGCCTCTTTCGCAAAAACAAGATTGAACCGGTATACGGGGTCGGCAAGGTCGCCGGCCCGAACTCGGTTCACGTCGCGCTGAACGAAGGCGGCGAGCGGACCCTGGAAACCAACGCCATCTTGCTGGCGACCGGCAGCGAGCCGATCGAGCTGCCCTTCCTCAAGTTCGACGGCCAGACGATCGTCGGCTCGACCGAGGCGTTGGCCTTCGAGCAGGTGCCGGAGCATCTGGTCGTGGTCGGCGGCGGCTACATCGGCCTGGAGCTGGGATCGGTCTGGAAGCGGCTCGGTGCGAAGGTCACGGTCATCGAGTTTTTGCCTCGGATTGTGCCGATCGTCGATCACGAGCTGGGCAATCAGTTGTACAAGATCTTGCAGAAGCAAGGGCTTGAGTTCCAGCTCGAAACGAAGGTCACCGGCGCCGAGGTGAAGAACGGCAAGGCCACCCTCTCGGCCGAAACCAAGGACGGCAAGACCCTGACGTTTGACTGCGACAAGGTGCTTGTCTCGGTCGGCCGACGCGGCTATCTGGACGGGCTCGGCCTGGACGCGGTCGGGGTCGAGCACGACCCGAAGGCGGGCAAGGTGACGATCGACGCGCACTTCCGCACGACGGTTCCCTCCATTTACGCCCTGGGCGACATCGTCAGCGGGCCGATGCTCGCACACAAGGCCGAGGAGGAAGGGGTGGCTTTTGCCGAGCTGCTCGCCGGCAAGGCGGGGCACGTCAACTACGAGACGATCCCGAGCGTCATCTACACCTGGCCCGAGATCGCCAGCGTCGGTCTGACCGAGGAACAGCTCAAGGAAAAGGGGGGCGATTACCGGGTCGGCAAGGCCCCCTTCATCGCCAACGGCCGGGCCAAGGCGATGGACGAGAAGGACGGCATCGTCAAGGTGCTGGCCGATGCGAAGACCGACCGCGTACTCGGCGTGCATATCATCGGGCCGAGGGCCTCGGACATGATCGCCGAGGCGGTCGCCGTCATGGAGTTCGCCGGCAGCGCCGAGGACATCGCCCGCATCTGCCACGGGCACCCGACCCTCTCCGAAACGCTCAAGGAAGCCGCCCTGGCCGTGGATAAACGCACGATCAATTGCTGA
- a CDS encoding 2-oxoglutarate dehydrogenase E1 component has product MNRSTVASRWNQDLIEAHYLRWQQEPETLDASWRHFFEGFELGRVDGAPPGTEPPGDGRPSASTPVEVEPEALELARAQAAVTRLVDTYREVGHYLADLDPLKLAGRRETYDPLDLSEFDLGDQHLNQPFFTRLFDPPQATLKELIEVLRRTYCGTIGVEYMHIRDRKIRTWLQDRMEPVRNHPRFDIKKKRRILWKLNNASLFETFLHSRYVGQKRFSLEGGEMLIPLLDAIIERSANFGVKEIVLGMPHRGRLNVLANILNKPYSLIFHEFEGNMPKTVAGDGDVKYHLGFSADHVGANGHPVHLSLTANPSHLEAVNPVVEGRIRAKQRLFEDRDRKLGLPILIHGDAAFAGQGLVAETLNLSQLPGYRTGGTIHIVVNNQIGFTTAPFDGRSSRYATDVAKMIEVPIFHVNGDDPEAVVYVGELATEFRETFGLDVVIDMVCYRKHGHNESDEPAFTQPVMYEAIRKHPPVLEVYTKQLIDSGDLTQEEADTLEETFREKLESIYKEVHDATEGPEIAQPGFKGPWDGLRPEYDWNPVESGVPADRLALITDRMASVPEGFTRNRKLDRIFGARVQAMTDGGPIDWAFAELLAFGSLMLEKTPVRLSGQDSRRGTFSQRHASVVDVQTGERYYPLNFIDPGNQAEFCVFDSMLSEAAVLGFDYGYSLDAPHMLICWEAQFGDFVNGAQVIIDQFIVSGESKWGRASGIVLLLPHGYEGQGPEHSSARLERFLQLCAEDNIQVVNCTTPAQYFHLLRRQVRRNFRKPLVVMTPKSLLRHKRCVSGVDQFTSGHFREVLDDETTTPESVRRVVLCSGKVYYDLLARREAQNKNDEVAILRLEQFYPFPAALLTSALERYENATEWVWAQEESQNMGGWTFVSHRLHELTGRPFHYVGRDASASPATGSNAVHNREQDELVEAALGAPVLPHLVTAMAGRKTTAPASVNGQR; this is encoded by the coding sequence ATGAATCGCTCGACGGTCGCCAGTCGGTGGAACCAGGACCTGATCGAAGCGCATTACCTGCGGTGGCAGCAGGAGCCCGAGACGCTCGATGCGTCGTGGCGGCACTTCTTCGAAGGGTTCGAACTGGGCCGGGTCGATGGCGCCCCACCGGGAACCGAACCACCGGGAGACGGTCGGCCCTCGGCCTCCACTCCGGTGGAGGTCGAACCCGAGGCGCTGGAACTGGCCCGAGCCCAGGCCGCCGTCACCCGCCTGGTCGATACCTACCGAGAGGTCGGCCACTACCTCGCCGATCTCGACCCGTTGAAGCTTGCCGGTCGCCGCGAGACGTACGACCCGCTCGATCTGAGCGAGTTCGACCTGGGGGATCAGCACCTGAACCAGCCGTTCTTCACCCGGCTGTTCGACCCGCCGCAAGCGACCCTCAAGGAGCTGATCGAGGTCCTTCGCCGGACCTATTGCGGCACGATCGGTGTCGAGTACATGCACATCCGCGACCGGAAGATCCGCACCTGGTTGCAGGACCGGATGGAGCCGGTGCGCAACCACCCACGGTTCGACATCAAGAAGAAACGGCGAATTCTCTGGAAACTCAATAACGCGAGCCTGTTTGAAACCTTCCTGCATTCCCGGTACGTCGGCCAAAAGCGCTTCTCGCTCGAAGGGGGCGAGATGCTCATTCCCTTGCTCGACGCGATCATCGAGCGGTCGGCGAACTTCGGGGTCAAGGAGATCGTGCTGGGCATGCCGCACCGAGGGCGGCTCAACGTCCTGGCGAACATCCTGAACAAGCCGTACAGCCTGATCTTCCACGAGTTCGAAGGGAACATGCCGAAGACCGTCGCCGGAGACGGCGACGTGAAGTACCACCTCGGCTTCTCGGCTGATCACGTCGGGGCCAATGGTCACCCGGTCCACCTCTCCCTGACGGCCAACCCAAGCCACCTCGAAGCCGTCAACCCGGTCGTCGAAGGGCGGATTCGGGCCAAGCAGCGTCTGTTCGAGGACCGCGACCGCAAGCTCGGCCTGCCGATCCTGATTCACGGCGACGCCGCCTTCGCCGGCCAGGGGCTCGTGGCCGAAACCTTGAACCTCTCGCAACTGCCCGGCTACCGCACGGGCGGCACGATTCACATCGTCGTCAACAATCAGATCGGCTTCACCACCGCGCCGTTCGACGGCCGATCGAGCCGATACGCGACCGACGTGGCGAAGATGATCGAGGTGCCCATCTTCCACGTCAACGGCGACGACCCCGAGGCCGTCGTCTACGTCGGTGAGCTGGCGACCGAGTTCCGCGAAACGTTCGGGCTGGATGTCGTCATCGACATGGTCTGCTACCGCAAGCACGGCCACAACGAGAGCGACGAGCCGGCCTTCACCCAGCCGGTCATGTACGAGGCGATTCGCAAGCATCCCCCCGTGCTCGAAGTCTACACGAAGCAACTGATCGACTCGGGCGACCTGACGCAGGAAGAAGCCGACACCCTCGAAGAAACCTTCCGCGAAAAGCTCGAATCCATCTATAAAGAAGTCCACGACGCCACCGAAGGCCCTGAAATCGCCCAGCCGGGCTTCAAAGGCCCCTGGGACGGACTTCGCCCTGAGTACGACTGGAACCCGGTCGAATCCGGCGTGCCTGCCGATCGGCTCGCCCTGATCACCGATCGCATGGCTTCCGTGCCCGAAGGCTTCACCCGCAACCGCAAGCTCGACCGCATCTTCGGCGCCCGGGTGCAGGCCATGACCGACGGCGGGCCGATCGACTGGGCCTTTGCCGAGCTGCTGGCCTTCGGCTCGTTGATGCTCGAAAAGACCCCGGTGCGCCTCAGCGGGCAGGATAGCCGCCGCGGCACCTTCAGCCAGCGGCACGCCTCGGTCGTCGACGTGCAGACGGGCGAACGCTATTACCCGCTGAACTTCATCGACCCCGGCAACCAGGCCGAGTTCTGCGTCTTCGACAGCATGCTCTCCGAGGCCGCCGTCCTGGGCTTCGACTACGGCTACTCGCTCGACGCCCCGCATATGCTCATCTGCTGGGAGGCTCAGTTCGGCGACTTCGTCAACGGCGCCCAGGTCATCATCGACCAGTTCATCGTCTCGGGCGAATCGAAGTGGGGCCGCGCCTCGGGCATCGTCCTGCTCTTGCCGCACGGCTACGAGGGCCAGGGGCCGGAACACTCCAGCGCCCGGCTCGAACGCTTCTTGCAGCTCTGCGCCGAAGACAACATCCAGGTCGTCAACTGCACGACCCCCGCGCAGTACTTCCACCTGCTCCGCCGCCAGGTCCGCCGCAACTTCCGCAAGCCCCTGGTGGTGATGACCCCCAAGAGCCTCTTGCGGCACAAGCGTTGTGTCTCCGGCGTCGATCAGTTCACCTCCGGCCACTTCCGCGAGGTGCTTGACGACGAGACGACCACGCCCGAATCGGTCCGCCGGGTGGTCCTCTGCTCGGGCAAGGTCTATTACGACCTGCTGGCCCGCCGCGAAGCCCAGAACAAGAACGACGAGGTGGCGATCCTCCGGCTCGAACAGTTCTACCCCTTCCCCGCCGCCCTCTTGACCTCCGCCCTGGAGCGTTATGAGAACGCGACCGAGTGGGTCTGGGCGCAGGAAGAATCGCAGAACATGGGTGGCTGGACGTTCGTCTCTCACCGCCTGCACGAGCTGACCGGCCGTCCCTTCCACTACGTCGGCCGGGACGCCAGCGCCAGCCCCGCCACCGGCTCGAACGCCGTGCACAACCGCGAGCAAGACGAGCTGGTCGAGGCCGCCCTCGGCGCCCCCGTCCTGCCTCACCTCGTCACCGCCATGGCCGGTCGCAAGACCACCGCCCCGGCGAGCGTCAACGGCCAGCGCTGA
- the odhB gene encoding 2-oxoglutarate dehydrogenase complex dihydrolipoyllysine-residue succinyltransferase yields MAAVEIKVPSAGESVTEGILSRWLKPDGSQIKSGEPLFEVETDKASTEVPAPADGVLKISVPEGETVEVGATVGTIDPSGTPTEAPKPKAAKEPEAPKAAAEPAKAEAAPSPAPSSGGNGPMAGSPSPSARRLAEEEKVDLASVEGSGRGGRITKGDVIGAVESRGSAPAAAEPSAPAPSAAPRTGRQTRQRLPLIRQKIAQRLVQAQQTAAILTTFNEADMSAVMALRGKYKDAYKEKHGVNLGFMSFFVKATVEALKAFPAVNAQIDGTEIVYNNYYDIGVAVSTERGLMVPVIRDCDTLSFAGIEQTIAGFGKKARENKISVDDLQGGTFTITNGGVFGSLLSTPILNPPQSGILGMHSIQKRPVAVGDQVVIRPMMYLALSYDHRIIDGREAVSFLVRIKECIENPERMMLEI; encoded by the coding sequence ATGGCAGCAGTCGAGATCAAAGTGCCGAGCGCCGGCGAGTCCGTCACCGAGGGGATCCTGTCGCGCTGGCTGAAGCCGGACGGCTCGCAGATCAAGTCGGGCGAGCCGCTGTTCGAGGTCGAAACCGACAAGGCCAGCACCGAAGTGCCCGCCCCGGCCGACGGCGTCTTGAAAATCAGCGTTCCCGAAGGCGAGACCGTCGAGGTCGGCGCGACCGTCGGCACGATCGACCCCTCTGGCACCCCGACCGAGGCCCCGAAGCCCAAAGCCGCCAAGGAACCCGAAGCCCCGAAGGCCGCCGCCGAGCCCGCAAAGGCCGAGGCGGCCCCCTCCCCTGCCCCGTCTTCGGGAGGCAACGGTCCGATGGCGGGCTCGCCGTCCCCCTCGGCCCGGCGATTGGCGGAGGAGGAGAAGGTTGATCTGGCCAGCGTCGAAGGGAGCGGCCGAGGGGGACGGATCACCAAGGGAGACGTGATCGGCGCGGTCGAGTCGCGCGGATCGGCCCCGGCGGCCGCCGAGCCCTCAGCCCCTGCCCCGTCGGCCGCACCGCGAACCGGCCGGCAAACGCGCCAGCGACTTCCGCTCATCCGCCAGAAGATCGCCCAGCGGCTGGTGCAGGCCCAGCAAACGGCCGCGATTCTGACGACCTTCAACGAGGCCGACATGTCGGCCGTCATGGCCTTGCGCGGCAAATATAAGGATGCGTACAAGGAGAAGCACGGGGTCAACCTCGGCTTCATGTCCTTCTTCGTCAAGGCGACGGTCGAGGCGCTGAAGGCGTTTCCGGCGGTCAATGCTCAGATCGACGGCACCGAGATTGTTTACAACAATTACTATGACATCGGCGTGGCCGTCAGCACCGAGCGGGGGTTGATGGTTCCGGTGATCCGTGATTGCGACACCCTGTCGTTCGCCGGGATCGAGCAGACGATCGCCGGGTTCGGCAAGAAGGCCCGCGAGAACAAGATCTCTGTCGATGACCTGCAAGGGGGCACCTTCACGATCACCAATGGCGGTGTCTTTGGCTCGTTGCTCTCGACACCGATCCTCAACCCGCCGCAGAGCGGCATCCTCGGCATGCACTCGATCCAGAAGCGCCCGGTTGCCGTCGGCGATCAGGTCGTTATCCGACCGATGATGTATCTCGCCCTCTCCTACGACCACCGGATCATCGACGGCCGCGAAGCCGTCAGCTTCCTCGTTCGCATCAAGGAATGCATTGAAAACCCGGAACGCATGATGCTTGAGATCTGA
- a CDS encoding VWA domain-containing protein: MPLELGRSPLTDLRALLGSAAFHGALVIICSLFVLRAVLPGRASEEEPPGLVGEIGPVDNRASGVAPGGGPGDLGGTLTPEQMERLGPMVDVQATTTDPNALADSLIDEILATPTAATPNENADPLPLPEMPGVGVLPGPGTGGGGGDGGGSGGGQGQGIGAGTEFFGAKERATSFVYVIDRSASMTNRSSIDMAKRELLASLRRLPADARFGVVFYNERANPFLDAAGQPRLMPADSANKARFESRLAAIPADGGTNHVDALLAAYAMKPEVIFFLTDADDMTDREAEQLIRAAGSIRVQAIEFGIGPDSGLSVPLRTLANATGGGYRYINVMTFAIGRFSSE, encoded by the coding sequence ATGCCCCTTGAACTCGGCCGATCTCCCCTGACCGATCTGCGGGCCTTGCTCGGGTCGGCGGCCTTTCACGGCGCGCTCGTAATCATCTGCTCGCTGTTCGTCCTGCGAGCGGTCTTGCCCGGTCGCGCCTCGGAGGAGGAACCCCCCGGCCTGGTCGGCGAGATCGGGCCGGTCGATAACCGGGCCTCGGGCGTGGCTCCCGGCGGTGGGCCGGGGGACCTGGGAGGCACCCTGACCCCCGAGCAGATGGAACGGCTCGGCCCGATGGTCGACGTGCAGGCGACGACCACCGATCCCAACGCCCTGGCCGATTCCCTGATCGACGAAATTCTCGCCACGCCGACGGCCGCCACTCCGAATGAGAACGCCGATCCCTTACCCTTGCCCGAGATGCCCGGAGTCGGTGTCTTGCCCGGACCCGGCACCGGCGGCGGCGGTGGCGACGGCGGCGGCTCCGGCGGTGGCCAGGGGCAGGGGATCGGTGCCGGGACCGAGTTCTTCGGCGCGAAGGAACGGGCCACGTCGTTCGTCTACGTCATCGACCGATCGGCCAGCATGACCAACCGCAGCTCGATCGACATGGCCAAGCGCGAACTGCTCGCCAGCCTCCGCCGATTGCCCGCCGACGCCCGCTTCGGCGTCGTCTTTTACAACGAGCGTGCCAACCCGTTTCTCGATGCCGCTGGTCAGCCTCGGCTGATGCCGGCCGACTCGGCGAACAAGGCCCGGTTCGAGTCGAGGCTGGCCGCGATTCCCGCCGACGGCGGCACCAACCACGTCGACGCCCTGCTGGCCGCCTACGCCATGAAACCCGAGGTCATCTTCTTCCTGACCGACGCCGACGACATGACCGACCGCGAAGCCGAGCAGCTCATCCGGGCCGCCGGCTCGATCCGTGTTCAGGCCATCGAGTTCGGGATCGGCCCCGACTCCGGCCTGTCCGTCCCGTTGCGCACGCTGGCCAACGCGACCGGAGGGGGGTACCGGTACATCAATGTCATGACCTTCGCCATCGGTCGATTTTCGTCGGAATGA
- a CDS encoding ExbD/TolR family protein, producing the protein MTMLGPETAPQTRWKKSPEHMVEFPVAPMLDMSFQLLAFFILTFQAPSGETRIDLYLPSAPAALVVAPEGSEGRPRPGSAASMPDLETDLLVRAEADELGDLVSLTLQGAPVPDTRALRDRLQRYREQLAGEPVKVRLEADDRLRYEEAARIIGSCSAAGVDSVRLAGPADNDPGGEALP; encoded by the coding sequence ATGACCATGCTCGGACCCGAGACCGCCCCGCAGACGCGATGGAAGAAATCTCCCGAACACATGGTCGAGTTTCCGGTTGCGCCGATGCTCGACATGTCCTTCCAGCTCCTCGCCTTTTTCATCCTCACCTTTCAGGCCCCGAGCGGCGAGACGCGGATCGACCTGTACTTGCCCTCGGCCCCGGCCGCCCTGGTCGTGGCTCCCGAGGGCTCGGAGGGAAGACCTCGCCCCGGATCGGCCGCCTCGATGCCCGACCTGGAAACCGATCTGCTTGTCCGGGCCGAGGCCGACGAACTGGGCGACCTCGTTTCGCTGACCCTGCAGGGGGCTCCCGTTCCTGATACCCGGGCCCTCCGCGACCGCCTGCAACGCTACCGCGAGCAACTGGCCGGTGAGCCGGTGAAGGTCCGGCTCGAAGCCGACGACCGCCTCCGCTACGAGGAGGCCGCGCGGATCATCGGCTCCTGCTCGGCTGCCGGGGTCGATTCCGTCCGCCTCGCCGGCCCGGCCGACAACGATCCGGGAGGGGAGGCCCTGCCATGA